A stretch of Nitrospira sp. DNA encodes these proteins:
- the hemG gene encoding protoporphyrinogen oxidase — protein sequence MSPRRPARRVVSSSPSKHVVIVGGGIAGLSAAYALYEQAATAGVAATCTLIEAGREWGGKIVTHRVGDLLIEAGPDSFLSQKPAGIELCTKLGLADRLINTDERNKKTFVYSRGKLRELPEGLVVIVPTKLGPFFKSGLVSWPGIARMGLDLVLPARRSDEDESLAQFFSRRLGREAFTRVVEPLMAGIYAGDATQISMKATFPRFLELERTHGSLIRGMLASRPASPTLGRSAGGAGGRTMFVTLKNGLAELTQALVAKVMASGAKLMTQQSVAALRVRQASTNRSSEWAYDLTLGNGSVVSADAVVLATPAFVAAELIRPLSPIASELLGAIPYASTATISLAYPAAALGAAVSGFGFVVPRAEGRPLLAATWTSLKWPHRAPQTQALVRCYLGGIGREAVLQQDESMLTKLVREELRTIAGITAEPSYVNVNRWDRAMPQYTLGHLDRLDTMQRSLDRYPSLVLAGAAYRGIGIPDCIKDGTEAAGKLVGLFAGRRG from the coding sequence ATCAGTCCCCGCCGGCCCGCTAGGCGCGTTGTGTCGTCTTCCCCCTCCAAACATGTTGTGATTGTTGGCGGCGGCATCGCGGGGCTCTCGGCCGCCTATGCCCTCTACGAGCAGGCGGCAACGGCCGGCGTGGCTGCGACCTGCACGCTCATCGAAGCGGGTCGCGAGTGGGGCGGTAAAATTGTCACGCATCGGGTGGGTGATCTGCTCATCGAAGCGGGCCCCGATTCCTTTCTCTCTCAAAAACCGGCGGGCATCGAGCTCTGCACAAAGCTCGGCCTGGCCGACCGGCTGATCAATACCGACGAACGGAACAAAAAGACTTTTGTCTACTCGCGCGGAAAGCTCCGCGAGCTGCCGGAGGGGCTGGTCGTGATCGTGCCGACCAAGCTGGGGCCGTTTTTCAAGAGCGGGCTCGTTTCATGGCCGGGCATCGCACGCATGGGGTTGGATTTGGTCCTGCCGGCGCGCCGTTCTGACGAAGACGAATCACTCGCGCAGTTTTTCAGTCGGCGTCTTGGGCGTGAAGCCTTCACGCGCGTAGTGGAGCCCTTGATGGCTGGCATCTATGCGGGCGATGCGACACAGATTAGTATGAAGGCCACGTTCCCGCGTTTTCTCGAACTGGAACGAACACACGGCAGTCTGATCCGCGGCATGCTGGCAAGCCGTCCAGCCTCACCTACATTAGGCCGGTCCGCCGGCGGAGCGGGCGGGCGCACCATGTTCGTCACGCTGAAAAACGGACTGGCGGAACTGACGCAGGCGCTGGTGGCCAAGGTAATGGCCTCGGGTGCGAAACTCATGACGCAGCAGTCGGTCGCGGCGCTGCGCGTGCGCCAGGCAAGCACGAACCGGTCGAGCGAATGGGCGTATGATCTCACGCTGGGCAACGGCTCCGTCGTGTCGGCGGACGCGGTGGTGCTGGCCACGCCGGCCTTCGTGGCGGCCGAGTTAATTCGGCCGCTGAGCCCGATCGCATCAGAGCTGCTGGGCGCGATCCCCTACGCGTCCACCGCGACCATCTCGCTGGCCTATCCTGCCGCCGCGCTCGGCGCCGCCGTGAGCGGATTCGGCTTTGTCGTGCCGCGGGCGGAAGGTCGGCCGTTGCTGGCAGCGACCTGGACGTCGCTGAAATGGCCGCACCGGGCGCCGCAGACGCAGGCGCTGGTGCGGTGCTATCTGGGCGGCATCGGGCGTGAAGCCGTCTTGCAACAGGACGAGTCGATGCTCACAAAGCTAGTGCGCGAGGAGTTGCGGACGATCGCCGGCATCACGGCCGAGCCCTCCTATGTCAACGTGAACCGGTGGGATCGCGCGATGCCGCAATATACGCTCGGCCATCTCGATCGCTTGGACACGATGCAGCGATCGCTGGACCGCTATCCGAGCCTCGTCCTGGCCGGCGCAGCGTATCGGGGGATCGGCATTCCCGATTGCATCAAGGACGGCACGGAGGCGGCAGGTAAACTGGTCGGGCTGTTTGCCGGCCGGCGGGGCTGA
- a CDS encoding ferrochelatase: MSGPQQPIAILLMAVGGPDKLDDVEPYLLDVRGGRPTPKELVEEIKERYRATGGKTPVLAIMREVAAKLTQQLNGLGGARYRVHIGFRHWHPYIKDVYAELANERPEQLIGICMAPQYSSMSIGAYIKNVEEAKAAVGAEFPVSFVQSWHDHPKLIQAIAANITEALQKFPADVRGRVPIFFTAHSLPERVLQMKDPYPDHVKATMDAVCKQLGQVRARFAYQSQGRSSEKWLGPTMEETLDALAAEGHKHVLMAPIGFISDHVEVLYDIDIELKERATKLGIHLERIAMLNATPPLINILASLIEQHQSPPAR, translated from the coding sequence ATGTCTGGACCGCAGCAACCGATCGCAATTCTCCTGATGGCTGTGGGCGGGCCAGACAAGCTCGATGACGTCGAGCCCTATCTACTGGACGTGCGCGGCGGCCGGCCCACGCCGAAAGAGCTTGTCGAGGAAATCAAGGAACGCTATCGCGCAACTGGCGGGAAGACGCCCGTGCTCGCGATCATGCGCGAGGTGGCCGCGAAACTCACTCAGCAACTCAACGGGCTAGGCGGCGCGCGGTACCGCGTTCACATCGGCTTCCGGCACTGGCATCCCTATATCAAGGACGTCTACGCGGAACTGGCCAACGAACGGCCCGAGCAGTTGATTGGCATCTGCATGGCGCCGCAATATTCCTCCATGAGCATCGGCGCCTATATCAAAAATGTCGAGGAGGCCAAAGCGGCGGTCGGGGCAGAGTTTCCTGTCAGTTTTGTGCAGAGCTGGCATGACCATCCGAAGTTGATCCAGGCAATTGCCGCTAACATTACGGAGGCGTTGCAGAAGTTTCCGGCCGACGTCCGGGGCCGCGTGCCGATTTTCTTCACGGCGCACAGTCTCCCGGAGCGTGTTCTCCAAATGAAGGATCCCTATCCCGACCACGTCAAGGCCACAATGGACGCGGTCTGCAAGCAGCTTGGCCAAGTGAGGGCGCGGTTTGCCTATCAGAGCCAGGGACGCTCCAGCGAAAAATGGCTGGGGCCAACGATGGAGGAGACGCTCGATGCGCTGGCCGCGGAAGGCCACAAGCATGTGCTCATGGCGCCGATCGGATTTATTTCCGACCATGTGGAAGTGCTCTACGATATTGATATTGAACTCAAGGAGCGCGCGACTAAGCTGGGCATACACCTTGAGCGGATCGCGATGCTCAACGCAACGCCGCCATTGATTAATATCCTGGCCTCTCTGATCGAACAGCATCAGTCCCCGCCGGCCCGCTAG
- the hemE gene encoding uroporphyrinogen decarboxylase: MNDRFLKACRREPVDCTPVWFMRQAGRYMQEYQAIRARHSILEVCKTPELAAQVTLQPIDRFPLDAAIIFADILLPLEPMGLALSFEEGEGPVIANPVRDRAAVERLKHIDGDELRYVEEAIIQAQQMLGGKVPLIGFAGAPFTLASYAIEGGSSRNFITTKQFMYREPEAWHKLMDKLARVITGYLRRQIRAGAQAVQLFDSWVGCLSPGDYAEYVLPHVQLIFEGLKRENVPTIHFGTGTAALLKLQRQAGGTVIGVDWRINLDEAWARVGPDVAVQGNLDPVVLFAPLHEIERRVEDILTRAGNRHGHIFNLGHGILQHTPVEHVAAAAEYVHKLSQR, encoded by the coding sequence ATGAATGATCGGTTTCTCAAAGCCTGCCGTCGCGAGCCGGTGGACTGCACGCCGGTGTGGTTCATGCGGCAGGCCGGCCGCTACATGCAGGAATATCAGGCGATTCGAGCCAGGCACTCGATTCTCGAGGTATGCAAGACACCCGAACTAGCCGCGCAGGTCACGCTGCAACCGATCGACCGGTTTCCGCTCGACGCCGCCATCATTTTTGCCGACATCCTGCTGCCGCTGGAGCCGATGGGCCTTGCGCTGAGCTTCGAGGAAGGCGAGGGACCGGTCATTGCCAATCCGGTTCGCGACCGTGCCGCGGTGGAACGGTTGAAGCATATTGATGGCGATGAGCTGCGCTATGTTGAGGAGGCGATCATTCAGGCCCAGCAGATGCTGGGGGGAAAGGTCCCGCTGATCGGGTTTGCGGGAGCGCCCTTTACGCTGGCGAGTTACGCGATCGAAGGCGGCAGCTCGCGAAACTTTATCACGACCAAGCAGTTCATGTATCGCGAGCCGGAGGCCTGGCACAAGCTGATGGACAAGCTGGCCCGTGTGATCACGGGGTATCTGCGCCGGCAGATTCGCGCCGGCGCACAGGCCGTACAGCTCTTCGACAGCTGGGTCGGCTGCCTCTCGCCCGGCGACTATGCCGAATATGTGCTGCCGCACGTCCAGCTAATTTTCGAGGGGTTAAAACGCGAGAACGTGCCGACGATCCATTTCGGTACCGGCACAGCGGCTCTGTTGAAATTACAGCGGCAGGCCGGGGGCACCGTGATCGGCGTGGACTGGCGTATCAACCTAGATGAGGCCTGGGCCAGGGTCGGCCCTGATGTCGCGGTACAGGGCAATCTCGATCCGGTCGTGCTGTTTGCGCCGTTGCATGAAATCGAGCGGCGCGTGGAGGACATTCTCACACGCGCGGGCAATCGCCACGGCCACATTTTCAATCTCGGCCACGGCATTCTCCAGCACACGCCCGTCGAGCATGTGGCTGCTGCCGCCGAGTACGTCCACAAACTAAGCCAACGCTAA
- a CDS encoding tryptophan-rich sensory protein has translation MLSPSIPEVAGLVLFLLACYGVAWFGARFRPDAWYGRLAKPAWTPPNWIFAPVWSVLYTAMAVAGWLVWREAGVAGALGPLGLFALQLALNGIWTWLFFGLHRPDWALADIVALWVAIVVTVVSFWTVSPQAGALLLPYLVWVTFAGLLNVEIWRLNRG, from the coding sequence ATGTTGTCTCCATCGATTCCAGAAGTCGCAGGATTGGTCCTCTTCCTGTTGGCCTGCTACGGTGTCGCGTGGTTTGGCGCCCGCTTCAGACCCGATGCGTGGTATGGCCGACTTGCCAAGCCGGCATGGACGCCGCCAAACTGGATTTTTGCCCCCGTGTGGAGTGTCCTTTATACCGCGATGGCGGTGGCGGGCTGGTTGGTCTGGCGGGAGGCAGGAGTCGCAGGGGCGCTGGGGCCGCTGGGCTTGTTCGCACTACAGCTGGCACTCAACGGAATCTGGACCTGGCTGTTCTTCGGCCTGCACAGGCCGGATTGGGCGCTCGCGGACATCGTCGCACTATGGGTGGCTATTGTGGTGACGGTGGTGTCCTTTTGGACCGTGTCGCCCCAGGCCGGCGCGCTGCTGCTGCCATATCTTGTCTGGGTCACCTTCGCGGGGCTGCTCAATGTCGAGATTTGGCGGTTGAACAGAGGCTAA
- a CDS encoding sel1 repeat family protein has protein sequence MNLGCLLLVSTLVTAGALPRLALADESQQVKTYRAQCDKGEGLACAVLGERYEHGEGVTQDFTQAAAFFRKACDGGYAEGCSNLGVAYEHGEGVKQSTPEALNYYGKACGMKDEAGCEAYARLKKR, from the coding sequence ATGAATCTTGGCTGCCTGCTTCTCGTGAGCACTCTAGTCACTGCGGGTGCGCTTCCTCGTCTCGCGTTGGCAGACGAGTCTCAGCAAGTCAAAACATACAGAGCGCAATGCGACAAAGGTGAAGGGTTAGCGTGTGCGGTTCTTGGTGAGAGGTATGAACACGGCGAAGGCGTCACACAAGACTTTACTCAAGCAGCAGCGTTCTTTCGTAAAGCGTGTGACGGGGGATATGCGGAAGGGTGTTCCAATCTGGGTGTGGCGTATGAGCACGGCGAAGGCGTGAAACAAAGCACCCCCGAGGCCCTCAACTATTACGGAAAAGCGTGCGGTATGAAGGACGAGGCAGGGTGCGAGGCGTACGCACGACTGAAGAAGAGGTGA
- a CDS encoding BolA family transcriptional regulator, whose protein sequence is MRQTLPDAVVAVTDRTGTHDHFNRKVVSDQFKGKSQLGMRGSDVLGAVILLDGLWPTPPDARRPT, encoded by the coding sequence ATGCGGCAAACTCTGCCCGATGCGGTCGTAGCCGTCACGGACCGCACCGGCACGCACGATCATTTCAACCGCAAGGTCGTCTCCGACCAGTTCAAGGGCAAGAGCCAACTGGGCATGCGGGGCAGCGACGTGCTCGGTGCTGTCATCCTGCTCGACGGGCTTTGGCCTACGCCGCCCGATGCCAGGCGGCCGACATAG
- a CDS encoding formylglycine-generating enzyme family protein — MKQTPIIMAALATMLVTFGGYPPGYAQTGSGNRQMVLIPSGEFTMGSLDHADEPPHQVVLDAYKIDKFEVSNKQYGEFMKAKNHPAPAYWDDPRLNKPEQPVVGVNWYDAKAYCESNGLRLPTEAEWEHVAKGPKGDYHYPWGHSFDAKKVNYGQRIGKTSPVDAHPEGASGFGVYNMAGNVFEWVSDWYAPDYYKKSPALNPTGPDIGLDFAKQGPVRALRGGSWLAPETSLHTSHRFWNQPDNNSYGVGLGFRCAVSEGPRTASDKVSAPTNAGSAVNPKAVVNSKAVVNPKVEAREAYMEALIAMGAEKQAEATALIDKAIKLDPKVREYKDLRELIKKNTDKKK, encoded by the coding sequence ATGAAGCAGACACCTATCATCATGGCAGCATTGGCGACCATGCTGGTGACGTTTGGAGGCTACCCGCCCGGGTACGCCCAGACAGGATCCGGGAACCGGCAGATGGTACTCATCCCAAGTGGGGAATTCACGATGGGCAGCCTCGATCATGCGGATGAACCGCCCCATCAGGTTGTGCTGGACGCCTATAAGATCGACAAATTCGAGGTATCCAACAAGCAATACGGGGAGTTCATGAAGGCCAAGAACCATCCGGCTCCAGCCTACTGGGATGATCCTCGCCTCAACAAGCCGGAACAGCCAGTGGTCGGCGTGAACTGGTACGACGCCAAAGCCTATTGCGAGTCCAATGGCCTGCGCCTGCCAACGGAAGCCGAGTGGGAACACGTTGCCAAGGGCCCCAAGGGCGACTACCATTATCCGTGGGGGCACTCGTTCGATGCGAAAAAGGTAAACTACGGCCAACGGATTGGGAAAACGTCACCGGTTGATGCCCACCCCGAAGGCGCCAGCGGATTTGGCGTCTACAACATGGCTGGCAACGTATTCGAGTGGGTATCAGACTGGTACGCACCCGACTACTACAAAAAGAGCCCGGCGCTCAATCCAACGGGACCCGACATCGGACTCGATTTCGCCAAGCAGGGGCCGGTCCGGGCCCTGCGCGGCGGATCCTGGCTTGCGCCGGAAACGTCACTGCATACCAGCCATCGCTTTTGGAACCAGCCCGACAACAACTCCTATGGCGTCGGACTTGGATTCCGTTGCGCGGTCTCGGAAGGCCCCCGCACGGCTAGTGACAAAGTCAGCGCGCCAACGAATGCCGGCTCCGCGGTGAATCCCAAAGCGGTGGTGAATTCCAAGGCGGTGGTGAATCCCAAGGTGGAAGCCCGCGAAGCCTACATGGAGGCGCTAATCGCCATGGGGGCAGAGAAGCAAGCGGAGGCCACAGCGCTGATCGACAAGGCCATTAAGCTCGATCCAAAAGTCCGTGAGTATAAGGATTTGCGCGAACTGATCAAGAAAAACACTGACAAAAAGAAGTAG
- a CDS encoding formylglycine-generating enzyme family protein, whose protein sequence is MGAILMLTTVASAAGPQERQLISPSQKAPESPAVSVPTDMVYVPWGSFTMGMDRPPSKAVAAKPMTARERLTKRSWSAEAFFDEGPAHTVVLDSYFFDKFETSNALFGAFLKATGHPAPAYWDDPRLNRPEQPVVGVNYNDAKAFCEWKGKRLPTEAEWEKAARGPKGYRYPWGDTFDAAKANYGKQLTSTLPVDSLPEGESFYGARHMAGNVFEWVADWYHTDYLPSMTAMANPKGPEKGAYIGATGTYIDRLATGEKRVIRGGSWIAPQGSVTTTHRFWNDQMNNSYGVGLGVRCAQNAPQEIDQQVREAHVRTLVSMGKEDYAAAGQSLAEGLKLDPTNEDLLQLREQIRKTASGSK, encoded by the coding sequence ATGGGGGCAATCCTGATGCTTACAACCGTGGCATCGGCCGCGGGACCGCAAGAACGTCAGCTGATTTCGCCGTCACAGAAGGCGCCCGAGAGCCCTGCCGTGTCAGTGCCTACTGATATGGTCTATGTGCCCTGGGGCTCATTCACCATGGGCATGGACCGACCGCCGTCCAAAGCAGTCGCGGCTAAGCCGATGACCGCCCGCGAGCGGCTGACCAAACGCTCGTGGTCGGCCGAGGCCTTTTTTGACGAGGGGCCTGCGCACACGGTTGTTCTGGATTCATATTTCTTCGACAAGTTTGAGACCTCCAATGCCCTGTTTGGTGCATTCTTAAAGGCCACGGGCCACCCTGCCCCAGCCTATTGGGATGACCCGCGCTTGAACAGGCCGGAGCAGCCGGTGGTTGGCGTGAACTATAACGATGCCAAGGCCTTCTGTGAGTGGAAAGGCAAGCGGCTGCCTACGGAAGCCGAGTGGGAAAAGGCGGCCCGTGGGCCCAAAGGGTACCGGTATCCTTGGGGCGACACTTTTGACGCGGCGAAGGCGAACTACGGGAAACAGCTCACGAGCACCCTGCCCGTAGACTCGCTGCCTGAAGGCGAAAGTTTTTACGGCGCCCGGCATATGGCCGGTAACGTGTTTGAGTGGGTGGCGGACTGGTATCATACTGATTATCTGCCCAGTATGACCGCAATGGCCAATCCGAAAGGGCCGGAGAAGGGCGCCTATATTGGGGCAACAGGGACATATATCGACCGCCTGGCAACCGGCGAAAAGCGCGTGATTCGCGGTGGATCCTGGATTGCCCCCCAGGGCAGCGTCACCACGACGCATCGCTTTTGGAATGACCAGATGAACAACAGCTATGGGGTCGGGCTCGGAGTTCGCTGCGCGCAGAACGCGCCCCAGGAGATTGACCAGCAGGTGCGGGAGGCACACGTGCGCACCTTGGTCAGCATGGGGAAGGAAGACTATGCGGCCGCCGGCCAGTCCTTGGCAGAAGGCCTGAAGCTGGATCCTACGAATGAGGACCTGCTACAGCTCCGCGAGCAGATCAGGAAAACCGCCAGTGGATCTAAGTAA
- a CDS encoding formylglycine-generating enzyme family protein, with protein MTWCSLRILCCAIAAGALLISLPALEARGPEEHDAVSMVVVPAGPFLMGSSEGQGRADEWPQRTVHVDAFAIDSVEVTNARFLAFLEATGHRPPPNPYGEGSLTSAKGIEDLPVVQVNWHDAADYCQWAGKRLPTEAEWEKAARGTDGRRFPWGNEPPTGNRVNYDQEWNDGKALRPVGTTPGGQSPYGVHDMAGNAREWIRDWYAQDYYKQAPDRNPTGPENAVLKVIRGGSWRSPQADITAPSRGRGGFALRTHGTGFRCVRGPG; from the coding sequence ATGACGTGGTGTTCGCTGAGAATACTGTGCTGCGCGATCGCAGCCGGCGCGCTCCTGATATCCCTCCCCGCTCTGGAGGCGCGTGGGCCTGAGGAACATGATGCCGTGTCCATGGTGGTTGTGCCCGCCGGGCCTTTTCTCATGGGAAGCTCTGAAGGGCAGGGACGCGCGGACGAGTGGCCGCAACGCACCGTGCATGTGGACGCCTTTGCCATCGACTCCGTTGAAGTCACTAACGCCAGGTTTCTGGCCTTCCTCGAAGCCACCGGTCATCGCCCCCCCCCGAATCCGTACGGAGAGGGCTCGCTGACGTCCGCCAAGGGCATTGAGGACCTGCCAGTTGTCCAGGTGAACTGGCACGACGCCGCTGACTACTGCCAGTGGGCTGGCAAGCGGCTGCCGACCGAGGCAGAATGGGAAAAGGCGGCCCGTGGTACGGACGGCCGCCGCTTTCCCTGGGGCAACGAGCCTCCTACCGGCAATCGCGTGAACTACGACCAGGAATGGAACGATGGAAAGGCTTTGCGCCCCGTTGGAACAACGCCGGGCGGCCAGTCACCGTACGGCGTGCACGACATGGCTGGCAACGCCCGCGAGTGGATCCGGGACTGGTATGCGCAGGACTATTACAAGCAGGCACCCGACCGCAATCCCACGGGACCGGAAAACGCTGTCCTGAAGGTCATCCGTGGAGGATCCTGGCGGAGCCCACAGGCGGATATCACAGCGCCCTCTCGCGGCCGGGGTGGCTTTGCGCTTCGGACGCACGGCACCGGCTTTCGCTGCGTCCGTGGCCCGGGCTAG
- a CDS encoding TIGR01777 family protein, whose protein sequence is MRIVVAGGTGFIGRALCRTLATTGHQVTVLSRTPSREAKHTRASAAVTVGWDGAQPGSWERALEGADAVVNLAGEPIAKARWSSARKHTLRTSRIGTTRLLVQAMSRCRNKPGILVNASGIGIYGPCDDQIVTERSPAGSGFLAELAKDWEYEALQAAAFGIRVVLPRFGMVLAEDGGALPRILLPFRLFLGGPIQPGTQWVSWIHRQDLIALIHWTLTTPAISGPVNAASPGAVTMTEFCRTIGQVLQRPNMLPVPLFALRFVLGELSTLMTTGQRVAPLVAQQTGFVFQYPALRQALEQIVRAAGPEPMPMRAAG, encoded by the coding sequence ATGCGCATCGTGGTCGCAGGCGGAACAGGATTCATCGGCCGTGCGCTCTGTCGTACCCTGGCAACCACTGGCCATCAAGTGACCGTCCTGTCACGGACTCCATCTCGTGAAGCCAAGCACACTCGAGCCTCCGCGGCCGTAACTGTTGGGTGGGATGGTGCGCAGCCCGGCTCATGGGAACGCGCGCTCGAAGGCGCGGACGCTGTCGTAAATCTTGCCGGCGAACCGATCGCGAAGGCGCGATGGTCCAGCGCACGAAAGCACACGCTGCGTACGAGCCGAATCGGCACCACGCGGCTGCTAGTGCAAGCGATGAGTCGTTGCCGGAATAAACCGGGCATCCTTGTAAATGCTTCCGGGATTGGGATTTACGGACCCTGCGACGACCAGATCGTGACCGAACGCTCTCCAGCCGGCTCGGGATTCCTAGCAGAGCTTGCAAAGGACTGGGAATACGAAGCCCTACAGGCCGCCGCCTTTGGCATCCGTGTTGTCCTTCCACGTTTCGGTATGGTGCTTGCCGAGGACGGGGGCGCCCTGCCCCGCATACTGCTGCCGTTTCGCCTGTTTCTTGGCGGACCGATACAGCCCGGCACCCAGTGGGTTTCCTGGATCCACCGGCAAGACCTGATTGCACTCATCCACTGGACACTGACAACGCCTGCCATATCCGGCCCAGTGAATGCTGCTTCACCGGGCGCGGTGACCATGACGGAATTCTGTCGCACGATCGGCCAAGTATTGCAGCGACCCAACATGCTGCCCGTGCCGCTATTTGCCCTCCGATTCGTGCTGGGGGAATTGTCCACTCTCATGACAACGGGGCAGCGGGTTGCCCCTCTGGTGGCGCAGCAGACAGGATTCGTGTTCCAGTATCCCGCGTTAAGACAGGCCTTGGAACAAATTGTTCGTGCCGCTGGTCCAGAGCCGATGCCGATGCGCGCCGCGGGATAG
- a CDS encoding deoxyribodipyrimidine photo-lyase: protein MRGLVWFRRDLRVHDHPALTTALAECKEVLPLFVFDAPLLQSQTFGAPCVNFLLGCLKELGDELDARGLRLTWRRGDPVEAVVKMARDARVDVVYWNRDYEPSAVERDQAVTQALAAFRIPARTFKDHVVFEAGEILSGAGTPLQRYGAYRTRWWAQWHAAAPAVLPPPARRARPGIKTLLELPTPDELGYALLPPSFSAGETAARRRLRWFLNGPIKDYAIGRNRPAMDGTSTLSPHFRFGTLSAKSAVHTALAVGAARDATWRTGIRTWVDELVWRDFFQQIVASFPRVANRSFRPNTDAPRPRKDARLLKAWQEGRTGFPLVDAGMRQLNRTGWMHNRVRMVVASFLVKDLRLDWRQGERYFMKHLLDADLAANNGNWQWCASTGTDAMPSYRIFNPTLQAKKFDPDGDYIRTHVPELRSLPTKLIHQPEIMSADDQDRYNCRLDHDYPRPVVDHARARNEYLLGTHR from the coding sequence ATGCGCGGTCTCGTCTGGTTTCGAAGGGATTTGCGCGTGCACGACCATCCGGCGCTGACCACCGCCCTGGCCGAGTGTAAGGAGGTGCTCCCGCTGTTCGTGTTTGACGCCCCGCTGCTGCAGTCGCAGACGTTTGGTGCGCCCTGCGTGAATTTCTTGCTGGGGTGCCTGAAGGAGCTCGGTGATGAGTTGGACGCACGCGGGTTGCGGCTCACCTGGCGACGGGGCGATCCGGTCGAGGCAGTCGTAAAGATGGCGCGCGATGCGCGGGTTGATGTCGTGTACTGGAACCGGGATTACGAACCCTCCGCCGTCGAGCGCGACCAGGCGGTCACTCAGGCACTCGCAGCCTTTCGAATCCCCGCCCGCACCTTCAAGGATCACGTCGTGTTCGAAGCCGGCGAGATTCTCTCCGGCGCCGGTACACCCCTGCAGCGCTACGGCGCCTATCGCACACGATGGTGGGCGCAGTGGCACGCGGCGGCTCCAGCTGTCCTTCCGCCACCCGCGCGGCGGGCCCGGCCCGGCATCAAGACCCTGCTCGAGCTGCCGACACCTGATGAACTGGGCTACGCCCTGTTGCCACCGTCTTTTTCTGCCGGCGAGACCGCGGCCCGGCGCCGGCTGAGGTGGTTTCTCAACGGCCCGATCAAGGACTATGCGATCGGGCGCAACCGTCCTGCCATGGACGGCACGTCAACGCTCTCGCCACACTTTCGGTTCGGCACGCTTTCAGCCAAGAGCGCGGTACATACCGCGCTGGCTGTAGGGGCTGCTCGCGACGCCACTTGGAGGACTGGCATCAGGACCTGGGTGGACGAACTGGTCTGGCGGGATTTTTTCCAGCAGATTGTGGCGTCGTTCCCGCGCGTGGCCAACCGTTCGTTCCGCCCCAATACGGACGCGCCGCGGCCGCGCAAAGATGCCCGGTTGCTCAAAGCCTGGCAGGAGGGCCGCACCGGGTTCCCGCTCGTGGATGCCGGCATGCGGCAATTAAACCGAACCGGCTGGATGCACAACCGCGTGCGTATGGTCGTCGCGTCGTTTCTCGTGAAAGACCTGCGGCTCGATTGGCGGCAGGGCGAACGGTATTTCATGAAGCATTTGCTCGACGCCGACCTGGCGGCCAACAACGGCAACTGGCAATGGTGTGCCTCCACCGGCACCGACGCCATGCCTAGCTACCGGATCTTCAATCCCACGCTTCAGGCGAAAAAATTTGATCCCGATGGCGACTACATCCGCACCCACGTGCCGGAGTTGCGATCGCTGCCGACCAAACTGATCCACCAGCCGGAGATCATGTCCGCCGACGACCAGGACCGGTACAACTGCCGACTTGACCACGATTACCCCAGGCCCGTTGTGGATCATGCCCGCGCTCGCAACGAATACCTGCTTGGAACCCACCGGTAG